Proteins encoded by one window of Pseudomonadota bacterium:
- a CDS encoding outer membrane beta-barrel protein, with amino-acid sequence MKKLFTIALAIGLFAFVANASAQEKYVAGGFEMAGHIMAGGGYQHHNNKATTYGTFDGDIAYTSGPMGKYMNTPGVIPAPSEDYLSFFVDEVELDIMKSFGENVRLRADLDFARVNSGGAGMAGFVLEQAYATANIPVGNGIEFLLGRFNTPIGFEAVDVIDNDTISKSVISTGLRSTNTTGLKIYYAFSDLVDFHFYIVNTLTQDSDIKVNDVPSFGMRLGFNWGEEGSESTFGISGQFGPETRLSNKHFTYLGDLDLSWWITEAFNLGVEGIFRRDNAFGGSNTEYMGGLLNLKYVFSDVWDGTLRYVFAKQFDPGNLAVSLPLTPANLTGAEQSMHQITLAINYAIADGAKFRVEPRFDIVNPAGGGNTEYVFGGALAFGYEF; translated from the coding sequence ATGAAAAAACTGTTTACCATTGCCCTGGCGATCGGCCTCTTCGCGTTTGTAGCGAACGCCTCCGCACAGGAGAAGTACGTAGCAGGCGGCTTCGAGATGGCAGGCCACATCATGGCGGGCGGCGGCTACCAGCACCACAACAACAAGGCCACGACATACGGCACCTTCGACGGCGACATCGCCTACACGAGCGGCCCGATGGGCAAGTACATGAATACGCCCGGCGTCATCCCGGCCCCCAGCGAAGATTATCTCTCGTTCTTCGTCGACGAAGTAGAGCTCGACATCATGAAGAGCTTTGGCGAGAACGTGAGGCTGCGCGCTGATCTGGACTTCGCGCGCGTGAATTCGGGCGGTGCGGGAATGGCAGGGTTCGTGCTCGAGCAGGCCTACGCCACGGCGAACATCCCGGTCGGCAACGGCATCGAGTTCCTGCTCGGCCGCTTCAACACCCCGATCGGCTTCGAGGCGGTCGATGTGATCGACAACGACACGATCTCGAAGTCGGTGATCTCCACCGGCCTGCGCTCCACGAACACGACCGGTCTGAAGATCTACTACGCGTTCAGCGACCTGGTTGACTTCCACTTCTACATCGTCAACACGCTGACGCAGGACAGCGACATCAAGGTCAACGATGTCCCGTCGTTCGGTATGCGCCTCGGCTTCAACTGGGGCGAAGAGGGTTCAGAGAGCACGTTCGGCATCAGCGGCCAGTTCGGTCCGGAGACGCGCCTGAGCAACAAGCACTTCACGTACCTGGGCGACCTGGATCTGAGCTGGTGGATCACCGAGGCGTTCAACCTGGGCGTCGAGGGCATCTTCCGCCGCGACAACGCGTTCGGCGGCAGCAACACCGAGTACATGGGCGGCCTCTTGAACCTCAAGTACGTGTTCAGCGATGTGTGGGACGGAACGCTCCGCTACGTGTTCGCGAAGCAGTTTGATCCGGGCAACCTCGCTGTTTCACTGCCCCTCACGCCTGCCAACCTGACGGGCGCCGAGCAGTCGATGCATCAGATCACGCTGGCGATCAACTACGCGATCGCCGACGGCGCGAAGTTCCGCGTCGAGCCGAGGTTCGACATCGTCAATCCGGCCGGCGGTGGCAACACCGAGTACGTGTTCGGCGGCGCGCTGGCGTTCGGCTATGAGTTCTAA